ACAAAGGAACTGCAGGAATTCATAAGAATAATGCATGCAGTTTTATGAATCTATgagaaaagcaagaaaaatatGCTACCAAAAATAGCACATATAGATCTCAACAAAACTATTCATAATTGATAACAATAGAAAGACTGAGCTTAAAACAGGATATTTATGAGTATAATGTAAATTGATATTTCATAACCAACAAATCTATATTGTATACCATGTTGTCCTTGCAAAATCATATCCATTgaatcttaaaattcataaatatatatgGTTTGCTAAGCGTAGTTTTATATGAAATATCACATGTTCTTGCGATCTATCCGCTAAATTTTATATTCACAAATCAATGATTGCAAATGGACTTGTGCATCGGTACACAAATGAAACAATTTATGTACCCTAAAAGCCACCTCTCTTCTTAATCTCATGTAGAATATATGCAACCGAGTTACTAGATGCACCTCGactaaacaataaaaaaaattggtcaaatAATATAGTGACTAAATTTCACctttaaagataaataaataaagccgttttaaaaaaaaaatgaataaatgaaaaattcgaaattattattcaaataaacatcAACTTTATGTTGAGACTATTTTATGAGTTCCCCAAGAGACATTTTGAGATGAAAAGGAAAGAAGGGATAACCTTTTAGCTTTGCCCAAGTAACTTGATCATTTGATCTaggcaaataaaataaataaaacgtgCTGATATGGGACTacccaaaaaccaaaacaagtcattattcaattaattaatgtgATGCAAGTTGCAACCACTAAAATGGATGTGGGACCTCCCAACACCCACTAGCAATTTCTGTCACTAACAACAAAACATGTTTTAATTAATACACACGACACACATAAAACTCGTGCGTGCTTTTAACTCCACACGTTCTTAAGTAGTACACCTACAAGATATAAAAAGCTTCTACTTCTTTCTCTTCACTCTCACCTTCTTCAACTATTTATTCCATaccaaaaaaaacatgaatcatCACAATATAACACCTATGAATTTTCAACAATTTCCTCATCTCTTCCTACAAGAGATTCCTATTTTGGGAAACTCCAGGTACATACATGTTCTTTTTTCTACTTTTAACTTGTTAAGtacatcaacatttttttagcAATATTCAAATTCATACTAGAAGTATATAGCATGGTCAATTTGCATTAAATTAATTGTtaatgttgtttaattattacaGTGTAATGAAGGCTAATATTAAGAAGGAGGAGCCTAGTTGTGCACAAATGACAATCTTTTATGATGGGAAAGTAATTGTGTTTGATGATGTTCCAGCTGATAAAGCTAAAGACATCATGGACTTTTCCACCAAAGGAATTGCTAGTACTTCACAAAACCACAATAACAACTATGCTTACTCTTCATTTCTTTCTAGAAATTCTCTTCAAGACTACCCTCAAGTACCATCTATACCTGTTATTTATGGTAGGTAACTTTTTTGGATATATTATTATGTTTGAAAGGGTGCTTGATTTGTGTAATGGTTTTGTTTTGTGAGTGTTTTTAATTCATGAAGTTCCTTTTTATGTATTCAGATTTACCAATGACTAGGAAAGCTTCACTTCATCGGTTCTTGGAGAAAAGGAAGGATAGGTAAGCCTGCCAGTTTGATCTTTGTCAATAGACTTCACCTTTTAggaaaaaacttcaatttttaaGGTAGTGTGTTTGATTCTTCGATTACAAAAATTGATTGAtctggttatttaaaagtgattttgctAAAAGTGAATGGATTGTGACACGGTGACTTTGGTGAAGGAAAAGTAATTATGACTTTAGTGTAATATTATGGCTGACCCTTTTCTATAATGATGTTTGGAATTATCCATATTGACTGAtatgtttgtctttttttgcAGAATTGCTGCAAAGGCACCTTATCAAACAAGTAATCCAGCAGCATTCCTTAATAAGCCAATTGATGAATCCATGTCATGGCTATCCTTGGCACCACAATCTGAATGTAGCTCCACCTCTGTGTTATTTTTGTAGGACTGAGTCCTATACTCACAAAAATATGTGTAcatattagttaattaatgttGAGGCTCATGCTTATTTGTACTATTAAGAAGTGTTGTTCTTATTGATCCCAAAAAAATGTAGAATTTGTTACTTAGCATTATTGTTATAGAAGATGTCCTCCGTATCATTCTTATGTCGATATTAATTCCTCCATCAACATAAAGCTTTATATTTCCGCTCCCATGACTGAATTTCATAGAAAACTAAATTGtacattttttaatcaaagtGTACCAAACTGGATTGTAATGAAAAATATCGACAAAAGAAAAAACGGATTTTATgactactaaaaaaaatccaaaaattgaattgaattcttAAACCAACCAAATTGTGACATATAATTTTTGAACTGATGATCTGAACAAACGGTTTGTGTACTGCCTATGGCAATTGTTTTTGGCACGGTTCAGTTTAAcggtttattttcttaattattttaacaACCTCACTATCACAAATCCGTTGTAGTCTAGTTGGTCAGGATATTCGGCTCTCACCCGAAAGACCCGGGTTCAAGTCCCGGCAACggaaatcattttttatgaaataaacttacaggtttatttttattgattttgacaaagaataaacttcaattatattttgtttttttttttaaaaaaaacttagttaTATATATCCGTTCTCAAATGGAAGCTCTTTATCTGAAATTACAGCAAATATTCAtaccaaatataaaattaagtgaagaaaatgtttatataaaaagaaaaggtcaAGAAATTACACAACAGACGTTTTATCAACAGATTGAAAATACGTATGAGCTTTGGAACCAAAAGAATTGAAACCTacaaattgtttcaaaatttcaatcttGGTTGTTTTTCTTGATTCGTCTGAGCAAGAATGGAACGGGTTTTTTCAAAACGGTCACATTAACATTGTTCCAAACATCAGGTAAAGTGGGGAGTGTAGCAATTTTCTCAGCAACATTCATGTCTTCAGGAAGAACAGAACCAAAGACTGTGTATTCTTGTTTCCACTCTGAATGATCAGCTAAGCTAATAAAGAATTCTGGACCGGGACCGATTAAAGCAACTGAACCTCTTCTTAGGATTGGACAATCTTCAACAGGAAGTTTGTTGAATGGTGTGCCTTGTGCTTCTAATGTCCCTTGAATTAATGCAAATGGAGGACCAAAACCAGCCTGCAAAATAAGAACTCGTTTACCATCATCAACCACTACTACAGAGTACTACTATACAAACATTATTGTTcactattctttaaaaaaaaaacattattgttCACTATGGCTCATATTCCCTGTTAAGTGGGAAGACCGGAAGAGTCTTCAGTGTAGCGTAGAGAGTGGAGCTGAAAGTGCAACAAGCATGTGATCAATCGTTGTGTTCTTGTGTACGTTATTTACCAGATTTCTTTAGTGTCCGGTTTGTTGTTCTAATAATTATGACATTTTGTACCGAGACAGCAAATATGgaaataaactatttttgttCCTTTGGGATTACTACTGTACAAATGACCTCAACAAAAGTACCACCAATTTTTTGTAATCTCATTTTTGTTGGGAGTTGGGactgaaagaagaagaaaaaaacagtaGTCTTTGAATACAATAATGTATCGGGATTTGTATCATTAACATGAAATATTAATTTCTCATATACTCTATATGAGGACAGAGAAAGGGAAATAAATTTTCCACGAAGAAAATAGTCCTAAAAGGGACATTGAAATCCATTTAAGCTTGGAAAACACTAATATTTTTGGTAGCCATGTTGTCGATTATAAAATGTCTATTGCTAAGGCATCAACTCTCCTGGGATACAAAAATGCAAACATGGCTCATTCTTAGTTAATGAAAATCCAGAGAATTTGATTCTAGTTGCTTCAAATATTGTAAATCAGTTCACATTGATTTGGTGTGATGGTTTCCAtgattttttgtatttaaatttggTATCTGTAAACAACATGCATGTTGCTCACACTAAACATAATTGTTAGAACAGCAACCCGGCTCAAATgagtaaagaaacaaaaacgCATACAATGCACACGAATTTTGGTAAAGAAGTTTGGCCAATTTTGTTACATCTCTGACTGCAGAGCAGCTGCAGTTCTGTTGTATTATCAGCGAAAGATTTGGGTTTACAATGTAGAACTTGTATTTAAATACTACGGTCCAGATTACAATATTACCCCCTAAACTGTGCTCCCTTGTCATTACCTAATCTTTCATTGATAACGCAAAGGAACTGCAGAAATTCCTAACAATAATGCATACAGTTTTATGAATCTAAAATGGCTGGAATCCTATgagaaaagcaagaaaaacaTGCTATCAAAAATAGCACATATAGATCTCAACAAAACAATTCATGATGGATAACAATAGAAAGACTGAGCTTAAAACAGGATACTGCAATAACCTAACTAATGGCAATGATAGTGAAACTTTTTAAGCAAATATTCCTAACATAATTGCATTGATAGTTGTAGAGTGACATAGATGTGAATGCGTATCTTACATTTTTTATATGGTTTCCTTCTGAATCCCATGATTGACCTCGACTCTCTGCACGGTAAAATTGGCAGCCTGCACAATGGCGCATAGGCAACAGTTCTAGAATATAGGAAACTGTGTGTGGAGCACAGTGAGGGAAAAGCTGCATCAAAACGTGCAAAGTATGAGGAAATAATCATCCAGTAAAAGttcaaatatgaaattaaacCATAATTATCTTGTGACGGATCAAATTTGAAATCACCATTACTAAAGAAACATGGAAAGTATAAGGGAAATGATATGTCATTGCTACAACATCAAAGCATCTGAATTTTAAACATCTCAAAATCATGAGCACTTACTTTTATATGAAGAGTTCCGTGTTCAGTTTCCAATCCAATAATACCCTGGAAAAAACACAGATGAATTAGAGATAATATTGACAAATAAGGTAACCTTTCATAAGTTGAGAAAACTCCAACTGTGCAATACATCATAAATAAACTGAAAATATGTAAGCcaaattgttgaattaaataaaataaaataaaaagctttCGAATAACAAAAGAAGAAACATGTAATTTGGAGATAATTAAGATCAGAGAACATTGAAGATAGAACTTAATAACTTTCTTTCAGGTTCAGCATGCATTTTCAAAGATGAGACCAGAAGTCCAATTACCaagtcaattttaaaatagaatatgattaattaaaataacCAAACTTCGGTTACCTCTCCTTTTCCAAAGATGAGACCAGAAGTCCAACTAATTATCTCCCCATTAGGCCCTTCTTCTTGCCGTTCAGGGGCTAAGCTGTCCTTTTGTTTCTTTAACCAACActgcaacaaaaaaattcaatgctCTAGGTCAACTTTTTATTAgaagattaaaatttaaattgcaaaaaaaaaaaaaaaatgataatcgTGAACTCAAATGAACTCTATGCAGCATAAATTCACTCCAAAAGAATTTGCAAGAAGACATAACAGAAACCAATACAGTGAAATCATTCCCATTAGTTTAATTTGCTAACATCTCCAACTTGATTTAGTGGTCCTAATtcctaaatataagcaaaaccaactaattttattatattcaatactattgttttgattttttgtgtttgtgaaCCGGGTATCTCTGCATGCAACTGCAGAGACTGATCCCTGGAGCCGGGTAGGACCGGAATGAGCGGCAAAGCTCTTTGCGGTCATACCTAGTTCGTGAGATAAGTCTCTGGCAGAGGATACCAAATTCAcacaacaaacaataaacatcTCATAAGTGTACTGCACACACTTTGCTAATCCAAGCCTAAACAGGCAAGTTCCTAAAATGCACACATTAAATGAACTTATTGTTTTAACcggaaacaaattttttattgtaaCATTTCATACTGCATGATTTTAAATGGTAAATCTATACATCTATCTCTGAAGTGATTTGAAATTATAGTGTGATCTTGGTCTAGTCCATGACTCAGCTCAGAAACTCTATACAAAggaaagaaacaagaaaaaaacaacacCAATTCCAAAAGGATAGACCCAAATGGAAGGTGGAACGATTGACACAGACACAAGACACGACACTATATTGACAATTAAACACTAAAATTAGAaatgattgaatgtaaccacatgCGTCAGTGTCTCTATGGACAGGAACGGGCAAAGTACCTCGCCGAATTTGGATCCACAAGCCTCCCGATTCCCACAAAAGACCCATGTATCACAAAGACAAGGTCCATCTTTCCCAGTACACATAGATTTACAAGAATTACAACATTCTTCAGAAGTATTAAACTTAAACTCGGAACCCCATTTCACAGCTGAACCCCAAAGCTCCAAATTTTCAATCCCTCTACAACACCCTCCAACATTCTTCTCACCAACCAAATCCAACGTTGACCCAATATTCCTAAACTCCGAAACAGAACCACTTCTTGTTACTGCAGAGAGGAAAACATAGACCAAACCGCAAGaaacaaaacacacaaaaagaaGAATCAAACGGTTTAACAAAATGGTGCTTGGTTCAATGTTTTTACGAGCCATTTTCAGAGATGATGAGAATTCAGAGATGAGATTGAATAAAGGTACAGAGAGACAGAGTCATACAATTTTGTCGTTTTGTATATGTTATGTTAAGTACCAAGTTTGACTATGCTATAACAACTTgattgtttggtttgatttggaaATTGGAATCAATCCTGTTAGTAACAGTATTTTctttaacaataaaaatgaaGACTGGAAGGTTGTAAATAATTGAGCTCAATTATTTATTAGCCAAAGAAATTGATTAAACAGTTGAGAATTTAATTATGGAAAAgttaacaatttttattcaagtagcttataaggtgaataagtgtggtgtttgaggttcgaacctcCGCTCCGGCAACTGAGATGTGTTCACGGGTAAAAGTTAACAAATGTTTTAGTAcattgtttttgaataaaaaattgtgtatatGATAAGTATTTGtatgtttgacttgtatttttaaaacaatattcattttgtttttgtgagcTAAACTTTGTTGGTATGGATATTGAGATCGGGGTTCAAACTTTAGACACTCTattaatttatctttaaaagGTGAATTTATAGCCATCAAAttacttgaaagaaaaaaatatttaaataatatctTTAGAATATTCATTAACGTGGTCATTTAATTAATAGTTCAATTGAATAAATGTTTGGTGGACACCTCTTATGAGTCTATGCACCTTAAGAGGAATGAAATGGAGAAATGGAGAAAGTAGTGTATAATAGGTTGGCCGTATAATGTGATATGAAGAGATAGATATAGATAAAGTGATATATAGATTAATTCATCTATTGATTAATCCATCTAAGAGATTGGGCATGTTTTTTGGGTGATAATTTGATCCACCAGATAAATATTCGTCCAAATCATCTATTGATTAATCCATCTAATCCATCcaataaggaaaaaaattgttaatggaTTGGATTTGATCCATCCATTTAAAATTATGGATAAATTGGATTCATCaaccttattttaaaagttcAGCGGATCACAATAAACATTTATCTCACTCTACAATGACACACTTGATTGAATCATGTTGGATGCTATGTCCCTTCATCAATCTTATATGCTCCATTGATTAGATAGATTTCTCAATTTTGTCGTCAAGATTAGACTATTTCTTTCCGTCATACTCACTTCAAGGTAATTACTGTAATTTAGTGTGTGTGGACTGGAAGTATATGTGCCTCCTATGAGGATGTTCTCAAGTCATGGACGGTCTATTCCCcctcaacaacatcatcatattgTTCTTGTTGATGCTCTTGATTTTGATCACCTAATACTTAgtctttgtttattttatttgtctatTTTCTTCTAAATAATGTAGTAAACCGAACTAAGACGAGATTGTTCAAGACCTAGTCAATGATTTCGAGGTCAAAATCTAGTCATAAGAATGCTACTTAGTTAAAACTTTGAGAAGAGTTTTGTCGGCAATATAGTTATATACAAGTGTGTTGAGAGATATCCAAttcttttctaaaatataagtatataacATCATACTTTGAACTGGTCTAGTTGCATGGATGAAATTTTTGTAATCCACAAAAATTAACCTTGTCTTGAGTTACTCTATATCTTCTTCCTTGGTGttatttatcaaaatcaaaccaaaccgtAATCTTCACAGTGACTCTTATATTATATTGGACCTCTTATCCATTGTCCATGTtattttggaaaagaaaaattcacCTCACTCCTACAAAAAATGAACTCAtctagaaaagaaagaaaaaagtgcaTTTTTATGCTCACCTGAATAGTGTACACTTTCAGACAAATTATCTTAATTAAAAGTGCACTTCTAAAAACAtgtatgatttttaaaaatgtgaGGTAAAATCTAATTACTACATGAACTATTTCCCATACCGGATCAACTTTAAAAAATTGCACCAACTTTAACTTTAGATAAAATAACAAGTTTAATTTATTTGCAaggttttgtgttttgtttaagATAACTTATTTGTGCCCAAAATGTGAAGATTACTAGTACATAAAATTGCAAAACAAATCTTGTGaccacaaaaattaattaagactTTGGTCAAGTAAGTTGGACTTGGACAAAGTCATCACTACCATCAACCTCCTCTTCAATCCATTGAACAACGTTAACACCAAATGAGCTTGTTCCACCATTGTCTTCCAGCCCTGGTTTCCTTGCTTCTCCTACGACCCGCATGATTTCTTCCACACTTTGTTGGCTTGGTAATTGGTCTATCTGTATATCATTGTAACCTTTTCTTTGAGCCTCAACTATCTCTCTGGGCATGTTCTTCCCAAACCAAGGGTGTTGTCTTATCTCTGAGATTGTGATCCTCTTTAAAAAAGAAggcaaaaaacaaataatagttAGTTTTATTACACGTGAAATACATGCACTTAGCTACGGTCTTttaacatttcatttcatattcataAGCTTATCTAAAAATCTAGCTAGTGTCGTTTGCATGAAAACATGCATGTTTTAATTTAATAGAATACTATTAGATTGTATATATCGACATGGATTGCATGCAATACTTATTTCACACAATCTAAAAACGCAGTCATTAATTTACGATTGGACATCACTTATTACACATGcgttaaattgattttgaccaATCTCGACCATCGATTTAAAATCAGATGGTCAGTCATAGTTACTGTGTCATGTCGTTATTGCCGCCAATTCCATATATGGAAAATCCTTGTTGGTACGAAGACCAACAAGCACGACTGCACCCTAATAGTTTCATTCCGTAAGATGAGccatttttccttttattaaatattttcaatcttccacttttttcatcgtctaaattcacacacacacacacacacacacacacacacaaatatatatatatatatatatatatatatatatagagagagagagagagagagagagagagagagagagagagttaagACTAATATTTACCTTAGCTGGATTGGCAACAAAAATACGAGAGATAAGTTCCCTACAATCTGCAGATATGTGCACATAGTCAGGTATGGAGTAttgaacattcattattttctgcaaacaaaacaaatgaGAGTATTAATTTCCTGCTATagatcaaatatattaattaattgatcataatggaattttttttattgtagcaAATAACTCACCGTAATAACCGCTCTGAAATTTCTAGGATCTTCTGGATCTTCAAAAGGGTATGATCCAACTAACATGACATAAAGAGTCACACCACATGACCAAACATCTGCAATCTACATAATTGATGATAATTTGCGAAGGACTTTAGCATTGATGAATTGCATGATGAATTGTAGTATAATTAATGTATGTTTGAATTAACGGTGAGATTGGCAGAATTATGGCGAGTCGCCATAATTTTCGTAAAAGCTACACAAAACCACGTTGTCAATGTGATTTTGTCGAACTCGCtatcaatcaaaacatacacTTGATGCGAGTGATATATAACACCATAGCCATAGGTATCAGCTATCAAACCATTATTGTCGGGTATTTGGATTGTCAGCATACTACAATCAAAATACCTTGTAATCACTACAATCGGTCCATttcagcaacaacaaaaaaaaaatcactacaaTTTGAGATCTCTATCCTTGATCACGATCTGACGAACATTTTCATACTTTGTCAAATCATATTTCAATGATATACTCAAAATACAAATCGTCTAATCTTAATTCAACTACTTAAATTTGTTGATTGTGGTAACTAAAGGGTATTTTGATCGTTCTGAATCCGACTAGCATTTAAACATGCTCCAAATACATTTGATACGTAGCTTGATATAAATAATATGTAAATTTTTCAATACCTTTCCATCATACTCTTTTCTAGACAAAACCTCTGGTGCAACATATGCAGGAGTTCCAACTGTTGATTTGGGCTGAGAGTGGAGTAAAGAGGACTGCAAatggatatattaaattaattagtgaagcaaataaacaaatatattttttttttgaaggaaaaaaaaaatgaaagcactaatactttataaaaaataaaaataaaaacattttaatgCTATTAACCTTGGAGAAACCAAAGTCACAAATTTTAACTCGAGGAGCTGGACTTCCATCCAATAAAGTGTTCTCCAATTTTAGATCTCTATGACAAATTTCCTGCAGCAGGATAtgcaaaattaagatgatatataacatattttttatgagtaacattaaaaaaaaaaataataataattctgaGTGCACATATATATACCATGGAATGACAGTAGCTAACTCCAGATATTAGTTGTTGGAAGAAAAATCTTGCCTGTAGTATATGgaattcatcaaaaaatatcACTAGCTAATATGTATATCAATATTGTAACATAACAAATCTTaaagaaacaattattttatgtgATATGCGGTCGACAACAATGATATATAGTATATGTAGatgaataaatatttatatacaatGTACAACCTCGTCTTCACTGAGTCGACCAGCAGAGGCTATCCTGTCAAAAAGTTCACCACCAGCAGCATACTCCAGGACAATAGCTAAATGAGTTGGTGTCACAAATAcctgcataaaaaataaaataaaaaattgtcattcAAAATTTGTTGTATTGTCCTAATCTTAATACAACAAAGTCTTAACTCTTAATTACCTCTTTGAACTTGATAATATTTGGATGCCTTAAAGATCGATGGTTAACTATCTCCCTTGGAACATTCTCATCAATCTGCATATACCACAAGCACAAACATAATTAAGATAGTCACAAATAATCTATAGTACGTACTTCATTGTGGAAAATGCTTGAAATCCAATAATgtaatctaattattattaagctTCATAATGAGTTTGATTATGTATTCGAATTCAAATTGACAATGactataaccaaaaaaaaaaaaaatcaatgatgaATTTATGAACATAAAATCCACAACAAATCAGCTTTTGCTAGAACTATATGTTGTTCGGATTTACGATATAGTTGAAATTTCAACAtcatagaaagaaagaaaaaataacgtTTTAGTTTGtggcagtttttttttttttgatggcaaactaaatatatattaaaaagaaaaattacaaacatAATACACCAGTAAAAGTAACACACAAAGCCGCACCACGAAAGGAGGAACACACGTCAAGGCCAACACCAGCCCCTgcaaagaagagaaaaataaaaacaaaccgAACCCCCAGGAAAACAACCCACCAAAACAAAAACCG
Above is a genomic segment from Medicago truncatula cultivar Jemalong A17 chromosome 5, MtrunA17r5.0-ANR, whole genome shotgun sequence containing:
- the LOC11420518 gene encoding protein TIFY 10a — its product is MNHHNITPMNFQQFPHLFLQEIPILGNSSVMKANIKKEEPSCAQMTIFYDGKVIVFDDVPADKAKDIMDFSTKGIASTSQNHNNNYAYSSFLSRNSLQDYPQVPSIPVIYDLPMTRKASLHRFLEKRKDRIAAKAPYQTSNPAAFLNKPIDESMSWLSLAPQSECSSTSVLFL
- the LOC11433954 gene encoding uncharacterized protein; the encoded protein is MARKNIEPSTILLNRLILLFVCFVSCGLVYVFLSAVTRSGSVSEFRNIGSTLDLVGEKNVGGCCRGIENLELWGSAVKWGSEFKFNTSEECCNSCKSMCTGKDGPCLCDTWVFCGNREACGSKFGECWLKKQKDSLAPERQEEGPNGEIISWTSGLIFGKGEGIIGLETEHGTLHIKLFPHCAPHTVSYILELLPMRHCAGCQFYRAESRGQSWDSEGNHIKNAGFGPPFALIQGTLEAQGTPFNKLPVEDCPILRRGSVALIGPGPEFFISLADHSEWKQEYTVFGSVLPEDMNVAEKIATLPTLPDVWNNVNVTVLKKPVPFLLRRIKKNNQD
- the LOC11436968 gene encoding serine/threonine-protein kinase SAPK3, translating into MEEERYEILKDLGSGNFGVTRLAKDKKTGELVAIKYIERGYKIDENVPREIVNHRSLRHPNIIKFKEVFVTPTHLAIVLEYAAGGELFDRIASAGRLSEDEARFFFQQLISGVSYCHSMEICHRDLKLENTLLDGSPAPRVKICDFGFSKSSLLHSQPKSTVGTPAYVAPEVLSRKEYDGKIADVWSCGVTLYVMLVGSYPFEDPEDPRNFRAVITKIMNVQYSIPDYVHISADCRELISRIFVANPAKRITISEIRQHPWFGKNMPREIVEAQRKGYNDIQIDQLPSQQSVEEIMRVVGEARKPGLEDNGGTSSFGVNVVQWIEEEVDGSDDFVQVQLT